A genomic segment from Spinacia oleracea cultivar Varoflay chromosome 3, BTI_SOV_V1, whole genome shotgun sequence encodes:
- the LOC110785266 gene encoding uncharacterized protein — MFEQEGCNRDDWTFISDRMGGVELAVRETFPIETRRVYCQHLYMNCKNNGFRRSAFFKLFWIAAAAYNEYMYGKAMEKITDHDPNAVAYLDTCLEQWSRHKFDPTVCCDHNTTNFVESFNACTKPYRDMHVFSLLEGITPQRTIMHSPVFCLTRSWCMSRIGARFNKAVDMEGGQLTKYALKKLEKKKTQSRFCYATTCGGGEFEVRDGHANFPIRLSTRSCGCGKWQIYGIPCNHALRVIYNQRMNPNDYISPFFKSVAYKLTYADHIDPMLDPTQWPDFGLLIIQPPIIKRPAGR; from the exons ATGTTTGAGCAAGAGGGTTGCAACAGAGATGATTGGACCTTCATCAGTGATAGGATGGGG GGAGTTGAGTTGGCAGTTAGAGAAACATTTCCTATAGAAACTAGGAGAGTTTACTGCCAACACTTGTACATGAATTGTAAGAACAATGGTTTTAGAAGATCCGCATTCTTCAAACTCTTTTGGATAGCTGCTGCTGCATACAATGAGTACATGTATGGTAAGGCAATGGAGAAGATCACTGATCATGATCCAAATGCTGTTGCATACTTGGACACATGCCTTGAGCAGTGGTCAAGGCATAAGTTTGATCCTACTGTTTGTTGTGATCATAACACAACAAATTTCGTGGAGTCATTCAATGCATGCACAAAGCCATACAGAGACATGCATGTCTTCTCTCTATTGGAAGGGATAACTCCTCAAAGAACAATCATGCATTCCCCTGTTTTCTGTT TAACGAGAAGTTGGTGTATGTCGAGGATAGGGGCTAGGTTTAACAAGGCAGTTGATATGGAGGGTGGTCAACTGACTAAATATGCATTAAAAAAGttggagaaaaaaaaaacacagtcCAGGTTCTGCTATGCCACAACCTGTGGAGGGGGTGAATTTGAGGTTAGGGATGGACATGCCAACTTCCCAATTAGGCTATCAACAAGAAGCTGTGGGTGTGGAAAGTGGCAGATTTATGGAATCCCCTGCAATCATGCACTGAGGGTGATATACAACCAACGGATGAACCCCAATGATTATATCTCCCCATTCTTCAAGTCTGTTGCATACAAGCTCACTTATGCAGACCACATTGATCCCATGTTAGATCCAACTCAGTGGCCTGACTTTGGCCTCCTTATCATTCAGCCTCCaatcatcaaaagaccagctggcagatga